In the genome of Microtus pennsylvanicus isolate mMicPen1 chromosome X, mMicPen1.hap1, whole genome shotgun sequence, the window ATTTGTAGTTGACATTAATAATGTCTTGTCACTTGAACATTAATACTAGAAACTTAGGTGACAGGTTCTGTTTAATTAGAAAAGTAGTAAGGAATGACTCTTTGGTCACATCAGACTCTGGAAGTTATCCCCGGAGAGGGTAGCTGTTAGATTTATCTTGTGACTATAAATTAGGAAAGTAAGTCTAGATATTTTATTCTCAATTTTATCATTTTCCAAAGACtcaataaaaacagaatgagcccattttctttttttcctgacccCTTGCCATTCTGCAATTTCCCCTTGACTTACCCAATCTCTAACAGTGACAGTTTGCTGCCTCTAAACAGAGCATTCAAATGAATTAGCTTAGCCAATGACTTCTGTGAAGTTGCCTTTTCTAATGGCGTTATTACTGTTATTACTCAGTGATGCACAGATGTGGTATTTGCCCTACTGTCAGGCAAGCAAAGGTCTGGTAAAGAATGATAAcctgttatttttttaaggagCGCCAAAGACTTATGCTTTACTCTGTTTTGGTTTTAGGAGAAATAGTAGCCATTTTGATTATGAAACCTGGTAGTATTTGTAAGTTGATTGTACTGTGTAGATGTCTAAAGTTCAATGTAAGGATAGCTGGCCttataaaatgtaatgaaaattcgTCAGTTTCTCTAAACCAGTAAATATCATCCTTGACAATATTTGTTTAAGCAACTCACTCTCCCTTCTGGGGATTATCTTGATGGAATAGTACCTTCTGTGTTTTTCTGGACTCTGACCTGTGCCTACAGGACAATGTATTTCACTATGGTCAAGTCATGAGGCTAGGAACTTTTCCTGAGCTTGAGACTTGTGAGAAATAGTTAACTGTAGTTAATACCTGTTCAGCTATGTTCAGGGTCAGCTTACTTTCACTAAATGGGATTCATGTGCTCCTATTTATATGTACAAATGgtgataaaatgaaattttaccaTATTCTCCATTTGGGCTTTTAAAACTCAGGTAAAGatttcaatatgtaaaatcttGTGTAAAAATCATCTGTAATGATTTATACTTTATTAAAAGATGGCCTAATTAGTTTTAAGGAAGAATTATCAACCTTGCAAATAAACTACAATTTATttacactaaaaagaaaaaaggaagtaaagGTAGGAATATAGTTCAGTGATACTCAGTGCTGGAGTCTTCTCCAGTATATATGAGACCCTTAGTTCAGTACCACTCCCTCAACAAAAGAACTTTGTTCCCTTGGTCTGAGTTTGCCTCCTGATTACTTTGTTGAAAAAGCAGCTgttacaaatcacaaccccaaagaacttagacaacaatgaggaaactaagagagacttacatagatctaatttacatgggaagtaggaaatgacaagatctcctgagtaaattgggagcatggagaccctgggggaggattgaaggggggaggggagaggcagagaggggagcagagaaaaatgtagagctcaataaaaatcaataataaaagaaaaagcagctgTAACATCAGATTTCATGTTCTAGTCCTCATGCTTTTCTAGGACATGTTGTTTTCTTGTTAAATGTGTATaactttgtgtatatgtgtattcatgCGTGAGCACATATAGGTGGACAGCATCAGCATCATTTCTCAAGATCTGTctaccttttcctcttcctcctttttttgagacaagatctctcacttgTCTGGAACTTGTCAAGTAGGCAGGATTGCTTTGACTGTGAGCTCCagcagtcttcctgtctctgcctcccaatgctggattacaagtgtgtgctaccacacccagattGTGTGCGCTTTTAGGATTAACCTCAGGTTCTTTTCTTacaaggcaagtgctttaacaACTGTAGTATTTCCCTATCCTTATAGATAATCAACTGTGCTTTAAATCCTAAATTCTcatagactttctttttttttaaagatttatttattatgtatacaacattctgcctctgcccgcatgccagaggagggcgccagatgtcagtacagatggttgtgagccaccatgtggttgctgggaattgaactcaggacctctggaagagcagccagtgctcttaacctctgagccatctctccagccctctcataGACTTTCTTGACGATGTGCTTTAGGGTAGTACTTCTGAGTGTTTTTGAACTTCATGATACATGCAGGACATGAAGAAATTTGCATAGTCCCCGTAGTATATCAAGGGAAACTCTGGTCACAGTTGCCCCAGAGATCTCACCTGCCCTAGGCCCCATTCAGCTGTGTATtattagtttatatatatatatatatatatatatatatatatatatatatatatatatatatatatatatatatatattatgctatAACATACCAGTTgagcatgttttcttttatggttttcCTGTTTAAGGTGATGGATATGATTCAAACCTGATTCTCTGTAGTTTTGTTCAGAGAGTTGGATGCTGGGGCTGTCTTTGCTAAAACATTTCTGGTCTTGCTTAGATCAAGGGAAGGACTATCCGCGTGGACCATGTGTCAAACTACCGGACTCCTCAGGAATCAGAAGATGTGGATGATGTGACCAGAGAGCTGCAGGAGAAGGGCTGTGGGGCTAATACACCTCCATCAAGTTctcctgaggtctctgaagatGAAGATGGCAAACccacaaaaaaccacaaaaaaggtGGAGTGTTCAAACTCAGGAGAAGATTCTGGGTAGTCTTAGTGTCTTCTTTTCCAGCATGCATAGATAGTCAGTAATTCACTCTTAAGTGGAAAAAGGGAAAGTGTGAGAATCCTTATTTTAATTGAGAAAGCAGATGTTTCTGAGGAAGGAAGGCTACTTGTAGGGGCTGAATTATGGCTCCTTAAGTTGATATATTGCCATCCTTAACTCGTCTATATCTCAAAATGAGATTGTATTTGGAGATACAGCCCTTTTGTGTGGGGTTGTTTTGTACAACTTGACTTATCAGGACTAACAGATATCCAGTTTGATTCTAGGAGACATTTTCCCTGGAGGCACAACctgtgactgcttcctgctgctgcctgggATGTTTTTCACATGCATATTCTCCATCTGCTAGCATGGGAACATTTTGGAATGTCTCAGTTTTATGTGATCTACTGAGAGAAGAAAGGCACATTTTAAAgagatttctttgttttcttttacttattgATTTCCCTGCGcagacaaaaaagagaaaaagaaaaagaaagagaaagagaagactgaACACAGGAAACTAGCAGAACCGCCGTCCTGCTCTTTGTCCTCCAGCAGCAAGACAGCAAAGGAAAAGGATGACCATGGCCCAAAGAAGCACAACAGCAAGAACTCAGAGAAAGCCCAGAAGTCTGAAtccagagagggaaagaagaaccaAGCAGACTCCCCTGATGTCAGAAGTTCCTTCCATGGTAGAGCAGAGGATCCTGAGTGGgagccaaagaaagagaaagccaagcaCGAGCAGAAGTCCtcgagcaggaggcagggagaagaaaagagcagAGATAAGGATAGAGGGAGGAGCTCTGGTGCCGCTTATTCCAGCAGGCATGGTGGGCATTCTGAAGGGCGAAGTCATAGAAGCAGAAGTAGGAGTCTGGATAGGTCCCATAGGCATAAAAAGCATAGGCACTCCCGGGAGCGGGAGTCCTTCCATGCCAGTGACCGTAGACATTACTGAAGCCTGTGCCAACAAAATTATGAATTTTCTTGTATAAATATCAGATTCTCTTTGTTGTTGATATTTCTCTATATAAAGTTTTGGGGACTGAATTTTTTCAATCCCTTACACGGCAGACTTGTTCAGAAGGCTTTAGTTTCAATAGCTAGATACCTTAAATTTGAAAAACTACACCAACACCATCCACTGTTCATGGAAAATAGTTGGCACTGGCCAGAGTATGTGGCTAAAATTTGGTTTATAGACTTGGCCCTTAAACCCATAGACCTGATTTGTGATTGCTAGCAAAGGCAAAGAAGGCAGTGCTGAGTTCTAGTCTTCATGTTAGACATTTAGAGCCCAGCAGTGTAGGACCTTACAGATGGCAGGCACAATTGCAGAGAGCTGCAGCTTCTGAGGTTTGGACAGCTTAATGTGGATGTGATAGGATTCTTAAGACCAGCCAGTTCCCTCCCCATTACGTCTCTTCTGTTtgcagggatggaacccagggtttgaTACATGCTAGAGAAGTGCTCTATTAGAGTCAGCTATATCCCagttctctttattttgtttgtggtttttgatGGTTACATTATCTctttatgcatttttttctttgtaacttatttatttgtattgagataaatacatataaaataaaagtaaccaTTTTAAGCAATTCAGTGGCATTTAGTAATACAGTGTTGGACTAAAACCATTTTCATGTAGTTCTAAATTGTttatatctttctctattgtctCTAAAAATCATAAATGGGCTTTTGTTTCTATGGATTCACCTATTGCTTACTGTTCTCATTTCTGTGACCAATTTCAGAATCCCTGATGAAAGCAGtttaaggaagggtttgttttcttgtgtttgtatGCTTGTGGAGGCTACTGACAACTTGTGTCTGTCACTTTCCTCCTttatttgagacagcatctcttccTCCCCTGAGAGATGTTTGGGGTAGACCAACTTGTCCGACTGGCATATCCTTGGGTTCGTCCCACCTCCTTTCCTCACCCagcactagggttacaggtatCTAGGTTTTGTTTAGCAAGCACTTTTGGTGGAGGAGGTGGCAGTGGAGAGCCAGAGTCCCCACCTTGGCAGTGGCCATGACTGCTACAGTTTCGACCCAGAAGGCCCCTGCTCCCCACTAGCCATCCTTGTCCCCCGTGCAACTGAGAGGGTGGCCACTGCCAAGGCAGAGATTCCAAATTGCAACCGCTGCCTCCCCCACCCTGAGGCCTGGgctagctcagttgatagagcatGAGATTCTTTATCTCAGGGTCGCGGGTTCAAGCTCCGTGTTGGGCACCAGGTGACGCAAGAATTTACAAAAGTCTCTTGTGGGAATTCAATGGGAAATAAACCTCAAAGGACAAAGTGGAAGCCCCCATGGGTCCAGCTGTCATGTTCCACTGTTTGGCTTGCTTCTGCTCTAACCCCTCAAAGGGGCAAGAGAGACCCCCCTTCCTTATATGAGATCACATCAGACATCTGCACACAGAAGCCACAGCCTAAGGCCTGTACCCCCAAGCTATTGgcagaatgaattcccacaacacactttacctactgagcccttTTCCCTacctttattttatcttacagtttTAGGGGATACTGCGCAGCATAGTGAGAAAGACATGTAGCAGGTGTCTGAGTGATACAAGGCCACATTgtgtactcaggaagcagagagagacgaaTATTGGTGCTCAGCTCACATTCTCATTCTTTTCATCCAGTTCAGGATTCCAGCCCATGgtgtggtgccacccacattcaggaattatcatcacagacacacccagaggtataTCTACTAGGTTGACAGTGATGATTAAATATAACTTTTGCTTTGCATGTTTCAGTGAAATTATACCAGAGTGGTCCTTTGTGTCTCCTTTTTTAGCCTAGTGTGTTTCCAAAGCTGACATTGTAGCATGTTTGTAGTGCTTTCCTTTTCGTGTCTTCATAGTAATGAAGAGATTCTAGTTTTTGTTCATGGATGGACATTTCGAATTTTTACTGTTTGGCTAATCATTGTGACTTTTTGTGTTCCAGACATGCCAGGTTTCCTTCAACTCTGCTAAGATGGGAAGTTGTCATCTCTATCGTCTATCTAGTCTAATTAGCGGTTCCTTCttaactttcttctttaaaaaggttttaagatggaaaatttaattgcatcatttcccctgTTCCACTCCTCCGTCCATGACCTCCCATGTCCACTCAAATTCCTAGCCTCTTACTCTTGAATTATTACTGTTACATACAAATGTATGAATGATTATATAAGTGCCACCCATTGAGCCTGTTTAGTGTtggcttgtatgtatatgttttctggCTGACCACTTGGTTTGAGATAAATGCTTAAAGGACTCATCCTTGGAGAAGACTTAATTTTCCCTCTCATCAGTCTTTAATTGCCCGTATCTCTTCATCTATGGTTGGGCCTTTGTGATTTCCCCCAGGCACATTGGCAAGTCAACTGATGTCATCATTCAGATCTTCATTTAGTAGCCCTATCTCTGAGATTTCATGAATGTATCTTGCCTGTCATGTGTAGAAGATAGTCTTGCAGCAGACTTCCTAATCCTCTGGCTCTTGGAATCTTTCCACCCCTTCCTCTgagatgctccctgagccttaggcGTGGGGGTTATGATGTAGATGTTTCAACTGGGGCTGGGTACCCTATGGtcagttctctgcattttgacgaGTTCCTACTTTGTGTAATTATCTCTGCTGTGAAAAGAAGCTTCTTGGATaaggggtgagagctacactaATATGTGTATGAAGTATTTAGAACACAGTTAGGAATTACATTGGGTTAGGAAAGTGGTAATTGTAGTTTAAGATCCACGACCTCATTAGCCGTGGATGGCTGACTAGGATTATAGTACGAGGCATGATTTCCCTTCTGTGGAGTGGACCTAAGTCCAGTTAGACAGCTGTTGATTACCCCCAATATGTAAGTGCCACTAGTGAACCTTTAGGGGTAACTCGCTACACAGATTTGTAGTGCACGTAATGCATGCTTCGTCATGCATTGTAGGTGTCACAGCCGCATGGGATTATTGATTGcttcctcccttggcagcttgctaATAGCTTTTGGTGCTACTGAAGCTAGTCTTCCGGGGAGGAGGCTTTCAAGTCAGATCAAACTCAAATCCCCTGAGTGCAGTGTCCAAAGTAGGTGGTGCCTTCGCAATAGAGACTGACTTTCAACTTCAGGGAGGCAACCAAGGGCCACAGCAATAACCTATATTGTTGGGGGAGTCTCTTGGACTCCTGACCAACAACTGGAACAGAGatttctcatgcctggtacttGGATTTTTATTAGATAGCCTAgggctctttttaaaattctctccttttattgaaaatatccTGATTACAGACAGTGTCTgctccctctactcctccaagttcctgcccacctctgccccccATCTGCATCCACTTCCTTTCtgtatctcattagaaaacaagcaggcaTTTAAgggacaataataataaaatgaaatataagatacaacaaaaataacacattGGAATTGTACAAAACAACCAGAAGGAAGAGTTCATGAGAAGGTGCAAAAAACAAAGacccactcatttgcacactcaggattCCCATAAAAAtgctaaactggaagccataatatatacacaaatgacCTGGTGTAGACCCATGCAGGTCccgtgcatgctgcctcagtctctgagttcatatgcgctttgttcatgttgatttagagggccttgttttcttggtgtcctccatcacctctggctcttacgctCTTTCTGACTCCTTTTCCACAGGTTCCCTGAGCCCTAGGGTGTCAtggggtatccaccagagaagactgccaAGAAGAGAAGACTgagtttaagccaatagaaagtctttatttgcTGGCCAATGACTACACTGGctgttcaggatcccagtgtagcacccacctttctcagggtgagcgtTTAAGTACAAAAAAACATATTCAGTTAACAAGCctgaagcagaactacagaagccaaaaagcaaggttagtacatttagagccTTTCCCCAAaggcctttgttttcattttcgtAGGTGGGCTATGTGCTGAATTTTACAGTCTGAATGATACTTCTATCATGGTGTCAGTATTGCTAAGGTCTATGACTCTGTTACATTCCCCAATGGTCTTAGTGAATGAGTCAAATCATGGACTTACTCTGCTCTAAATCGTGTAGTTGGTCCTAAGGAACATTAATTTTAATGAACTAATATGTAATTGGCCATATAGTTTAACATGCAGGGTCCTAGCATTAATCCAATCAGAATGAGAACTAAAGGTCCAGTCAGTGCTGATGGCAGAGTAGTTAGCCAGGGGGACCAAGAGAACCGAAACTGGTATCAATTATCTCATTTATATCTTTGcctcttttgctttttaagattttCCCCAACCATGGCAAGATTTTCTCTAATTACTCCTGATCAATTGGCTTAGAAATACAAGCTTCTACCAAAGTCATT includes:
- the Rbmx2 gene encoding RNA-binding motif protein, X-linked 2, whose amino-acid sequence is MNPLTKVKLINELNEREVQLGVAEKVSWHSEYKDSAWIFLGGLPYELTEGDIICVFSQYGEIVNINLVRDKKTGKSKGFCFLCYEDQRSTVLAVDNFNGIKIKGRTIRVDHVSNYRTPQESEDVDDVTRELQEKGCGANTPPSSSPEVSEDEDGKPTKNHKKDKKEKKKKKEKEKTEHRKLAEPPSCSLSSSSKTAKEKDDHGPKKHNSKNSEKAQKSESREGKKNQADSPDVRSSFHGRAEDPEWEPKKEKAKHEQKSSSRRQGEEKSRDKDRGRSSGAAYSSRHGGHSEGRSHRSRSRSLDRSHRHKKHRHSRERESFHASDRRHY